The following are from one region of the Oncorhynchus masou masou isolate Uvic2021 chromosome 24, UVic_Omas_1.1, whole genome shotgun sequence genome:
- the ttc22 gene encoding tetratricopeptide repeat protein 22, with protein sequence MNYLDKHVINKQEKTMKEGNTEEDIESLIDGMAYIPGHFHLDLNLNHEPSGPGELRRRDTQLKVDSLVAELEAEVGYLQYGVRNLLGLLAFHLDQLEQAEETFMSICKEDPGNLNAWANLGYVYDRLQRELDAGECVEKLSQLMGLEAGQAGLAESRLSAARCLAEQAYAHPYDIELDREEDQRERLTTSLTLYNRALDYGGEMIPTEEKRSWYFKMATIYIRLDDIVKNKEDSDYSRLFHYNKGLKLLTETLRSEKTHHQALSWCYIGIMLERKEEFSTVPMSVHDCGYSDSDPLSCFGTAIKLAADDVFILNQLAKVFYLLGKHEMSTGICNMALNVLPDPELNWQAYCTRAKINVMAYVRDLERAKQRQGGLPDRHSLTEAKADLEKVLSVRPCLRTHLEMGQVYYYMGVDALQESLLVDEGALNRALVSLSQAVQCDPGDSLPDLHLLRGRCLLLKGEEQNAADCFKRALNLERPGSRDTMALRCLLEALLGLFTQSGSDPGPALTQLEVWVRRAQEMYPEDAVQAELRSLCRAHTGEVTELSRALISRGRLELVRRLLKTVQPNQPARKRPLAKFMSM encoded by the exons ATGAATTACCTGGATAAACATGTGATTAATAAACAGGAGAAAACCATGAAGGAAGGCAACACAGAGGAGGACATTGAGTCCCTCATTGATGGCATGGCGTACATTCCAGGTCACTTCCACCTGGACCTCAACCTGAACCATGAGCCCAGCGGGCCGGGGGAGCTGCGGAGGAGGGACACCCAGCTGAAAGTGGACTCTCTGGTGGCTGAGCTGGAGGCAGAAGTTGG GTACCTCCAGTATGGTGTCCGTAACCTCCTGGGTCTCCTGGCTTTCCATCTGGACCAGCTGGAGCAGGCCGAGGAGACCTTCATGAGCATCTGTAAAGAAGACCCGGGGAACCTGAATGCTTGGGCCAACCTTGGCTACGTGTACGACCGCCTCCAGAGGGAGCTGGACGCAGGGGAGTGTGTGGAGAAGTTGTCCCAGCTCATGGGTCTGGAGGCTGGGCAGGCAGGTCTGGCTGAGTCCAGGCTTTCTGCAGCCCGGTGCCTGGCAGAGCAGGCCTATGCTCATCCTTATGATATAGAGCTTGACAGAGAGGAAGACCAGAGGGAAAGACTGACCACTtctctgaccctgtacaacagAGCTCTGGActatgggggagagatg ATACCAACAGAAGAAAAGAGAAGCTGGTATTTCAAAATGGCAACAATCTATATTAG ACTAGATGATATTGTAAAGAACAAGGAGGACTCGGACTACTCCAGACTGTTTCACTACAACAAGGGACTGAAGCTGCTCACAGAGACCCTGAGGTCAGAGAAAACACATCACCAAG CACTATCCTGGTGCTACATAGGCATCATGTTAGAGAGGAAAGAAGAATTCTCCACTGTGCCCATGTCTGTACATGACTGTGGATACTCTGATTCTGACCCCCTGTCCTGCTTCGGAACT GCCATAAAACTAGCTGCAGACGATGTGTTCATCCTGAACCAGCTGGCCAAGGTGTTCTATCTGCTGGGAAAACATGAGATGTCCACAGGGATCTGTAACATGGCCCTCAATGTGCTGCCTGACCCTGAACTCAACTGGCAGGCCTACTGCACCCGTGCCAAG ATCAATGTGATGGCATATGTGAGGGATCTTGAGAGGGCTAAACAGAGACAGGGTGGGCTCCCTGACAGACATAGCCTAACTGAGGCCAAGGCAGACCTGGAGAAGGTGCTGAGTGTTCGCCCCTGTCTACGCACACACCTGGAGATGGGACAG GTGTATTACTACATGGGTGTAGATGCCCTTCAGGAGAGCCTGCTTGTGGATGAGGGGGCATTAAACAGAGCGCTGGTGTCCCTCTCTCAAGCCGTGCAGTGTGACCCCGGGGACAGCCTCCCAGATCTCCACCTCCTCCGGGGGCGCTGTCTGCTGCTGAAGGGCGAGGAACAGAACGCAGCCGACTGCTTCAAGAGGGCCCTGAATCTGGAGCGGCCTGGCAGCAGGGACACCATGGCTCTACGCTGCCTCCTGGAGGCCCTGCTGGGGCTATTCACTCAGAGTGGCTCCGACCCCGGCCCTGCCCTCACCCAGCTGGAGGTGTGGGTACGGAGAGCCCAGGAGATGTACCCAGAGGACGCGGTGCAGGCTGAGCTGAGAAGCCTGTGCAGAGCACACACCGGGGAGGTGACCGAGCTCTCCAGGGCTCTGATCAGCAGGGGCAGGCTAGAGCTGGTCAGGAGGCTTCTGAAGACTGTGCaacccaaccagccagccaggaagaGACCACTGGCCAAGTTTATGTCCATGTGA